In Thioclava sp. GXIMD2076, one DNA window encodes the following:
- a CDS encoding phage portal protein: MAGRSKGPVQAGPRLLDRMIGYLAPEAGLSRMLARKRLGMLMHYDAASRSSRTSSWHGTGSSADRAGMAQGARMRLRGVSRDFVRNRPYAARGISVITGNVVGTGIIPSVKASADRTRQKAEAIVLGHLGSTDLDAMGVLHLAGLQRAAMNAVVEDGEVLVRRRWRRGAQARRLKLPFQIELLEADYLCPWVTSHGGNEVIDGLEIGPEGRVVAYHLFRQHPGTASSRTDLSVIRVPAEDILHIRRIDRPGQLRGISWFAPVLLTLGDLSDYQEGEILKQKMAALMAGFVEREDNDGPASSSDAEEEAEAMGLSNVAPGTLTELPPGTKISWSTPPKVDGYDPFMRQTLAAVAMGLGITYEALAGDLSHVNSPRAGWGGWRWTAM; encoded by the coding sequence ATGGCCGGCCGCAGCAAGGGACCAGTGCAGGCCGGTCCGCGTCTTCTCGACCGGATGATCGGCTATCTCGCCCCTGAGGCGGGGCTCTCGCGGATGCTCGCACGCAAGCGGCTCGGCATGCTTATGCATTACGATGCCGCCTCGCGCTCGTCGCGCACCAGCAGCTGGCATGGCACGGGCAGTTCCGCCGATCGGGCGGGGATGGCGCAGGGCGCGCGGATGCGTCTGCGCGGGGTGAGCCGCGATTTTGTGCGCAACCGCCCCTATGCGGCGCGCGGGATCTCGGTGATCACCGGCAATGTGGTGGGCACGGGGATCATCCCTTCGGTCAAGGCCAGCGCCGACCGCACCCGCCAGAAGGCCGAGGCGATTGTGCTCGGCCATCTGGGCAGCACCGATCTCGATGCGATGGGGGTGCTGCATCTGGCGGGGCTCCAGCGGGCTGCGATGAATGCGGTGGTCGAGGATGGCGAGGTGCTGGTGCGCAGGCGCTGGCGGCGGGGGGCGCAGGCGCGCCGGCTGAAGCTGCCCTTCCAGATCGAGCTCCTCGAGGCCGATTATCTCTGCCCCTGGGTGACCTCCCACGGCGGGAACGAGGTGATCGACGGGCTGGAGATCGGGCCCGAGGGCAGGGTGGTGGCCTATCACCTTTTCCGCCAGCATCCGGGCACCGCCTCCAGCCGCACCGATCTGTCGGTGATCCGCGTGCCGGCCGAGGATATCCTGCATATCCGCCGGATCGACCGTCCGGGCCAGCTGCGCGGGATCAGCTGGTTTGCCCCCGTGCTCCTGACGCTCGGCGATCTGTCGGATTATCAGGAGGGCGAGATTCTCAAGCAGAAGATGGCCGCCCTCATGGCGGGCTTTGTCGAGCGCGAGGATAATGACGGGCCTGCGTCTTCGTCGGATGCCGAGGAGGAGGCCGAGGCGATGGGGCTCAGCAATGTGGCACCCGGCACGCTGACCGAGTTGCCGCCCGGGACCAAGATCTCGTGGAGCACACCGCCGAAGGTGGATGGCTATGACCCGTTCATGCGCCAGACGCTGGCGGCGGTCGCGATGGGGCTCGGGATCACCTATGAGGCGCTGGCCGGGGATCTGAGCCATGTAAACTCTCCTCGGGCCGGATGGGGCGGATGGAGATGGACCGCAATGTAG